The Stieleria maiorica genome includes the window CCGATGGACGTTCACTTGATGATCAGCGATCCGCTGCAATTCGCACGGCCGATGGTCGATGCGGGGGCGGATCTGCTGACGTTTCACGTCGAAGCGGTGGAGGATGCGGGGGCGGTCGCGCGTGAGATCCGCTCGATGGGCGTGGGGGCCGGCGTGGCGTTGAACCCGGGCACGGACCTGTCGGCGCTGGACGGCTGCCTGGACGACGTGGATTTGGTGTTGGTCATGAGTGTCGATGCGGGGTTCGGCGGACAGGCCTTTAACCCGGTGGCACTTGAGAAACTCGCGTCGTTGAAGCAGTCCCACCCGGACCTGTTGCTGGAAATCGATGGGGGCATCAACCTGCAGACCATCGCGGCAGCCAGGGCGGCCGGTTGTGACCTGTTCGTCGTCGGTTCGGGGATCTTCAAGCAGGACGATTATGCGTCGGCGATCGCGGCGCTCGATGACGCGATCGCAGGAGCCGTCTCATGATTCGTTCGGCAACATTGACACGGGTGTTATTGATACGCCCCGGTGCGACTGATTTTGATGACCAGGGCCGCATGAAGGGCAGCCTGGACATGCCGCTCAGCAGCCGCGGCGCCGAGCAGGCGGCCGACCTGGCCAGGGAACTGGCTGGCGTGAGCGTCAAAACGATCTATTCCTCGCCCTGCGAATCGGCTCGCGAGACCGCCAAACGGCTCGCCGATGAGCAGCGGGCGGCCGGACGCGAAGTCAAGGTCAAGGTCATCGACGCGTTCAAGAACCTGGATCACGGCTTGTGGCACGGCAAGTTGATCGACGAGGTGCGACGCAATCATCCCAAGGTTTACCGCCAAGGCGCCGAAAACCCCGATGATTTCTGTCCGCCCGGCGGCGAGCCCGTCGCCGTGGCCAAGGCCCGCGTCGACAAGGCGCTGCGCAAGTGCGTGAAAAAAGGCCGCGACCAAGTTGTCGCGATGGTGATCCCCGAACCGTTGGCCTCGGTCGTTCAGTGCCTGTTAAGCGGCAAGGATTTGGCCAGCGTCTGGAAAAGCGAGACCGACTCGGCATCCTGGTCGATGATCGAGACCGAGTTGTAGCGGGACATCGTCGCCGTCCTCTCCGAGGTCGGCGCGGAGCAACGCTCCGCGTTTCGGGTACGCCGAGTTCGGAGAACACGGCGACATTCCGATTCACTCTTGCGGCGACGCGTCCGAGTCCGTTTGGTCGTCATCGGCAGCGGATTCTTCTGCGACCTTCGGATTCCCCTCCTCAGGCTCTGAATCGTCCGCCGTGGATTCATCCGCCTGTGATTCGTCGGACTCCGTTTCCTTTTCCTCTGGCTTTGAATCCTCTGAATCGGCTTTGGGTTCCGTCGATGATTCCTTCGACTCCTCCGACGATTCTTCCGCAGCTGGCTGTTCGCTCGCTTCGGATTTCATTTCTTTGGCGGCTTCAGCCTCGCGTCGACGCTCTTCTTCCTCGAGCTCCTTTTGGCGTTTTGCGGCCAGTTCGGCTTGTTCCTCGCGGAACCGTTCGTAGCTTTCCGGTCCGGTTCGTCCCAGGCCTTGCTGCATCATTTCGGCAAATGCGAGCAGCGGGAAGTCCTCGGGAAGCTCTTCGGAGTCGATCATGATCATGTAGCGTCGGATCGACGCGTACAGGTCTTCGGCCGAATCATCGATCGTCAGGACAGGATAGTCTTCGAAGATCTCGTACCAGATCTGAAACGCTTCCAGATAGAGTTTGATGGCCAAGTCGACCTCGGCCTCGCGGTTGGCTTTTTCCGCGTCATAGATCAACTTCCGCGCCTTGACCGTTCGTTCTTCTTGTTCGGCCATCGACAGGCTTTCCCAATAGACGTAGTTGATCTGCTTGCGCAGACCATCGGTCTTTTGGATCCGGTCGTTCAGGTCTTCCAATTCGTCCAGGATCTGTAGCGCGGGCAACTGTTTCTCCGCGGGCAGGCGTTGGGTGACCTCATCCGGGTTGGGTTCGATTGCCAGCAGGATGTTGGGCATCGCCTGCTTGCCGGCCTCGGTGCGATCCTCCGGATTTTTTTCGTAGACGTTTCGCATGTCGATCGGCAGGGCATCGATCTTTTCTTGTTTCATGTCCAAATAGACGTCTCCGGCAAGCTCACGAAAGCGGTCCATGATCTCGCCGCGTTCGTTTAACAGGTCCGCCAGAGAGCCCAGTTTGACGGTGAATCGGGCGAGCGTCGGGATACTCCGTTTTCCGAATCGGTCCCAATTCTCCGAGGCTTTGGTCCAGGCGCTGATGGCGCGTTGATCCAGGACGCCTTCGTTTTCGATCGCTTCGGCGTGTTTGATGGACCACTTGGGCCCGGTTTCATAGAAGTTGATCGGGGTTTGACGACGGATGGCGACGCCGGCGTCGACGACGTCATAGCCGTGGTTCAACCAGAGGCGTCCGACGAGCCAGTTGTCGGGTTTTTGGAACGGGCCGAGCGCTTCGCTGCTGTCGACCGCGATCCCTTCGTTGGCCAACGAATCGTGCAGCACCGTGTCGTCGGCGAACAGGCGTCGGAATTGCCGTTTTTCGTCGGACATCCCGATTTTCTGGCCGTAGAACCAACCGGTGTACCAAATCAACCGCGGCGCCTTGCGATTTTGGCGGACGCCACGCGTCAGGAACTCGGTGCCTTCGCGGACCATTTCGTAGCGTTGGCGATAGTCGTCAAATTCGACCGAAACGTTGTAGGCCAAGTTATGCGCCTGGTGCTCCCAGACTTTGTCGTAATGGGGCTGCAGCAGGGCGATGTTGTTGAGCGCCGCCTTCAGACGGTCCCATTCGTGCAGCACACGGTACTTGTGCGCTT containing:
- a CDS encoding IRE (iron responsive element); its protein translation is MNQSTAFRRKIIYLVILVATLVPLYLLGQPSDGTPDSGGQLATMRQQYGIAESDLGEISPASETMKLASLGLRGVAATLLWEKAHKYRVLHEWDRLKAALNNIALLQPHYDKVWEHQAHNLAYNVSVEFDDYRQRYEMVREGTEFLTRGVRQNRKAPRLIWYTGWFYGQKIGMSDEKRQFRRLFADDTVLHDSLANEGIAVDSSEALGPFQKPDNWLVGRLWLNHGYDVVDAGVAIRRQTPINFYETGPKWSIKHAEAIENEGVLDQRAISAWTKASENWDRFGKRSIPTLARFTVKLGSLADLLNERGEIMDRFRELAGDVYLDMKQEKIDALPIDMRNVYEKNPEDRTEAGKQAMPNILLAIEPNPDEVTQRLPAEKQLPALQILDELEDLNDRIQKTDGLRKQINYVYWESLSMAEQEERTVKARKLIYDAEKANREAEVDLAIKLYLEAFQIWYEIFEDYPVLTIDDSAEDLYASIRRYMIMIDSEELPEDFPLLAFAEMMQQGLGRTGPESYERFREEQAELAAKRQKELEEEERRREAEAAKEMKSEASEQPAAEESSEESKESSTEPKADSEDSKPEEKETESDESQADESTADDSEPEEGNPKVAEESAADDDQTDSDASPQE
- a CDS encoding histidine phosphatase family protein: MIRSATLTRVLLIRPGATDFDDQGRMKGSLDMPLSSRGAEQAADLARELAGVSVKTIYSSPCESARETAKRLADEQRAAGREVKVKVIDAFKNLDHGLWHGKLIDEVRRNHPKVYRQGAENPDDFCPPGGEPVAVAKARVDKALRKCVKKGRDQVVAMVIPEPLASVVQCLLSGKDLASVWKSETDSASWSMIETEL
- the rpe gene encoding ribulose-phosphate 3-epimerase, with amino-acid sequence MSQDKLELIRNAGPSVLPSLLLCDFGDLKTELALLEDAGTQVLHLDVMDGHFVPNLTYGMPIVEGIRRHSELPMDVHLMISDPLQFARPMVDAGADLLTFHVEAVEDAGAVAREIRSMGVGAGVALNPGTDLSALDGCLDDVDLVLVMSVDAGFGGQAFNPVALEKLASLKQSHPDLLLEIDGGINLQTIAAARAAGCDLFVVGSGIFKQDDYASAIAALDDAIAGAVS